The Pungitius pungitius chromosome 14, fPunPun2.1, whole genome shotgun sequence genome contains the following window.
TCACGAGGTGGCTACGCTTCTGTGAGGAccaacaataatacattttcttttaaaaagttcACATTGGGCCTGCTTTGATTCTCCCTAGACatgctcacacatacacatacacacacactcacacacacacctgtgtgagaTAATCGATGAGAGCGACATGAGCCTTCTCCAGCTCCGCCACAGACAGAGTAGGCAGCGGGTTCGGGTAGTGCAGCTGTTTGCGGTAGTCCGAGGGGAGCAGGTCTGGGTACAGCCCGATCACATGGGTGGGATCTGCAGGGCGAAGGAGAAGCTCACATTATATTTCCAccagagttttttttgtttttttttagcatttgaTACAAAAAGGGAAGTGTTAAGATGTCGTTACAGCAGGTTTAGAGGAAAGGCCTCCTCGTTACCTGACAATTTTATGTAATAAATACTTCCATCAATAACTAAAATATGTGTAATAAGGTTGAGAAAAAGcagatgaaattaaaaaaaaaaaaaaaaatacctgtGCCCAGTTTGGCGAACACCTGCATGGAGTCATCAAATCTCTTCTGGCAAAACAGATTGAAGGCGTAGAGATTCTGGATGTGATGTATCTGCTGCTTCTTATCTCCGTCTGAATCGTCCTTCATCTTCcggcagaataaaaaaaataaaaaaaaaaagaataaaatgaacaGAAGCAAAACCAAAGTATGCGTCACGCTCCGGAATAAAAGTCTGACGGTTAACTTCTCAAAACGATGGGGGGAAAAACCACACGGGTGGCATTTCTAAAACTAGATAGCGAAATAAGCCTGACAACAAAGCGTCCTGAAGACGCTGGTCAGGCACAGTGTTCCATCCTCTGAGGCTCACCGCCAGCTGAAGAGCCAGCTCGAACTGTTTGTCCTGAAGAAGCTGCCGGATCTGAGTGGCTATGGACACGGGCACCAGGCGCCACACAAAGTGGTTGCTGGCGACGTACACTATGTTTTGCCTGTGAaagacgagaggaggaggaaaaaaacaaaacaagattaGAGCGGATACGTTGCCGTGCTGAGGGTTCTTTGAGGGACGCTGTGTACAGGAACCAGAGCAGCAACCCCCCAAAGTGTCCccattgttcattttaaacGCCGGCCATGGGTCAGAATTCAACATGATCAAAGCGTTTCAGAGATCCCGACGCGGCGCATCGTCACAGGGGGAGCGCCTCACCCGGCCGAGGTGATGAAGCGAGGCCTCTGCAGCTCCACGCTCTGCACCAGCAGCCTGGGCTCCAGCGTCCGGATCTCCACGTACCGAGGGAGGACGGCTATGATGTACGGAGGCTGGTGCTCTGGGAGAAGAGGCGAAAAGTGTAAAAGGTTGACCAAAAGCCAGACAAGACcaaaagtgtggggggggggggggggggggttgagacaaTAAAGAGAAAAGTACCATCtgtcattacattacaactGGTTTTTGAAGCCATTTTTTATTACATGTTTCCTTTCATTCAACAGTTGCTGGATTATGTTTATGGAGCCCGGGACATACTGGAGCCATTCCAACGTCGAGAAGACACAAAGAGTATTTGCACAAACCTTTACTTCAGTGCACCTAAACTAGTGTGTGTAGTATGTAAAAAAGCCCCCCGTGGTAGACACAACTGCTCTAACAGCGATTGAGTGTTTTGCAATCCACCTGATTCAAACTCAGCGTCTTAAAAGCAGGTGCATCAGTggggatgatggggggggggggggggggagagagttaTTGAGAATAAAAGGGGGCAGGAAGGCCTCACAGCCACAATGCTGCTTATGTCGAAAATGAGGAAATTGCAAAATGTTTGAAACCAATGGGTGAATTCCTCTTCATATTGTTTGTACTCGCCTGCCAGTGAGCACAGGGAGAAGAGCCTTAAAAACCACACGACCTTCGTCTGCATCACTTCTGTTTTAAAGCTCATCAGTAATCCACACATGTGGTGTCTTAGTcacagggtaaaaaaaaaagcatgcgcTAGAAATCTAAAACGATATGGCAAACAGCTTCTGTGTTACCTGGAGAccatgtgtgtgtccttttgtcTCCGCTGTCAGTTATTCTCAATATCAAATACAACTTTGCtgcatgaaaaaacacacacacaccacctgtaACTGGGTATAAAGTGACTTAATAATATTATCAGATGTAGAACTTGAGCTACTAATATGTTGAATACTACAAGAAAGTGGACACTTCTAAACATAGGAGTAGAACATGCAAGCTCTCAGTGTTAGTTGAGTGACTTTCTTACCCATCGCTACTGGGATGTCGGTCCAGTTCAGGGCACACTTCTGGGTACAAACGCCCTCTTCGTTTACCACCACAGTGAGGTCATCCTGGCCGACTGCCACCTTCCCATCAGCCAGTGGGGCAACCAGAGGCTCCAACTGTTTCCCAGTGGGAAAGAGATCCTTGATGGTGCCCCGGCCGTCCATCTGATTGACAGGAGAGATGGTGCGAGTGAGTCCAGACCGCCTACAGTGCTTTAGaccaacatttaaagaaaaggcaAAATGACTACTAAAAAGTAATAATTGAATAACAGcaggaattaaaacaaaaaaggaaaatgcctGCAAATTCAAGGCCGACCAAAGCGACGGAACATCTCCTACCACAAAAGAACAAACCACCAACCATTTCAGAGTTTTACTTCACGTTGTAGGTAGCGGTCGATAAGTAAAGCTGAATGTAAAAGGCTTATTGTTATCCATTCCGGAGGCACGTACCCGTATGAGGTAATAGTCTCGCTTGAAACCAACACATATGGAGTTTTCACACCAGGCCATGGACTTTGGGATATCTGATGCACTAAAGTCCCCCTGAAAGACCAAAACACGACATAATGATTAACGGTAAAAAATGAGATAgagattaaatatatatatatatatatatatatatatataactccTGTACTAGTTTTAATTTTACCTGCAGTTCGTGGAACTCTCTGTCCTGCCAGTAATACAGCTGGAGCTTCTTTTTCACTGCAACACACATTCTTAACCTTTCCTCTCCTGTGCTggtttgctgaaaaaaaaaaacatgttattcaTCCGTTGAAGATATCAATACAACAAAtgtagaaacaaaagaaaaaaatgtctctgCGATAAGATTGTAAGGAAACTAtaactgtttttgtttcagCCAATTATGCGTTATCATTATAGTATTACTGTAATATTAGTGCCAAACATACTGCCTTGAAGTATTTCAAATGTTCCTTAAACAGTCCATTAATACGTCATGTAATGATAGTTGCTTTACATATAGAAGTGAATGTTGGATGGGAACCAACATATAATACTACAATTATAGAGGCATTGTGTATAAAAGCTGCAACTGACCTGCAGGTCACAGGTGAAGAGGGTGGCGCCTTTGGCTTTGGCCACCACAGTGATCTGCTGGAAGGTCAGGAGGTCGTGGACGTGAATGTTGTTCTCTGCAGGAGAAGACGGATGAGAAGAGTGAAGATAAATGCAATGCTTTAAAGGCAGAAAAGATTTAACCAATAACAGGTGAAGACTAACCAGCATCATCATTTGAattgcaaaaataaagtttttttttggtagAGAAAACGTACCGAGAAGACTGACAAGAATTTTATACTGCGAGACAACGTAGAGCTGTAGAAAGAGAAATACACACAATTAATGTAGGTTTGAAACAAAGGAATCCAACAACAAACAGATACGACATAAACAGTGCTCTTTTCCTGCAGCTTTACCACTATTTGTAAGCATGACAAGTCTGAACTACACGGATTCAATTTGAAGGTTGTTCTGCGCCATCTCGATCAAATCAACCGATCAGTGTGTGATCCTATAAATTTGACTGTATTTGAGTCGAGTCGCTCACCAGACTTCAGATGATCAAATTAGTCAAAAAGCCTCAATTACCTGCTGAATCTTTTTTGAGAAGTTCTTATTGGATTTTTCCAGCGTGACCTCAAACCGGTTGGTGCCTGAAGAAAATAGAGACATCGGAAATGgcccaaaacatttatttgatgcAGCATTAGGTCTGTAAATACACAATGCTGCGCTCTTCCTAACCTGCATCCTTCTTAATCCTGTAGAGAAGAAGATGCCCCGGCTTTGTTCCCACGAGCAACCACTCCTCTGTGGGAAGAAACACTGAAGAGTCAGGGTGTGACAGACATGTGGTGTATAGTAAGCCTGGGTGAAACTATCCATCACTTCACCGAAGAGTTTAAGTTATATCTCAATAAAAGCGTACAGAAACCCATTTTAACGCCACACGATGAAGGAACAGCTGTGCGTTGACACCAAGTGTCAAAATATTTACCCCAGGCCGCCAGACAGTCAATCTGGAGAGGAAGTTTCTCCAAAATAGGCACTGGCTCGTACGCGTCATGCATCGTGAAGCAgtacttttctctccctttacaGAACCCTTCTGATGGCTCGATTTCCACGGGGCAGTTCAGGCCCGGGACGGGACCAcagcgggctgaccggccgccGGTTACTCTGTCAGGTCGGTCCGCCTTTATGTGTCGCCATTAACCGAGTTAATGAGGAGAATGTATCTGGTTTGTACCGCTCCGCTCCACGGCTCGACTCGTTAGCCGGCTAGCTCTCCGACCAAAACAACAGCTGATTGTTAGCCTGCTAGCTTAGAGGTTAGCGAGCAACGGCTACATTGTTCCCGTGTAACTGAAACCCCGACAAGTGCAGCCCGCTGCTTTTGTGGACGAAGACGAACGAAGCCTTCGGTAGTcttaatttgaaaaaagaaagcacGGCGTTAGCCGCAGCGTTCGGCTTCTTGCTACTTCCTCGGTGGCCCACGGGTTGTGTTGATCGCGGCTGCGCGAGGGCACGGGGTTTGACAGGCACGTGACAGAAGCCACTGCGCTCACGAGGACAGCATTAAAGGAGCCGACGTCTGCTGGAcgaaatgcattgtgggtaacagCTTAAACGACAACGTTATGTTTGATACTTTTATGAAAAGTAACTTTTGATTTAATCTTGGTTTATTGTTCCATCTTTTATCCAATTAGTCTGAagtgtaataatgtaaaatataataagATAGTCtgaacacacatatatgtatatatacagtacatataggCGTGTATATACATATCCCCAATTTTCCCCACAAAAACTGATGCTGTAATATTCTAACATACATTGTATAGGCAGGACATACTAAAAAAAGCCATTTTAGAAGGGATCATTTACTTTTGCATCTAATGCAAAAATAGATATTGGTATTTGGTATTTCCAACCAAGGAATAAGTGTGTCTCTTACAAGGAGGGTTTAAagaaaatgtgcacattattgttGCGGTACAGCTTCATACCACTAGAGAGAGCAGCTGAACTGTGATTTCCACGAGGAACACCTACGGCTGCAAAGTAAAATCAAAAACCCATGACAGCATCACAAAGGTGTATTGAACGTAAATCTAACATCCATTACCGCAATGGAAATAAGTTTCCGTAAAGTGTGTCCTCTAGGTGTAAAGTGGTGAGTCTAAAATTAAACTTTGGACATAAATGagatgtttttacttttgagcCCGTTCATGCTTACTATTTCACACTAATGCATGAGAAAATTACTTTTTACAAAAGCGTAAATCATCATAACGTTCATAACCGATTTAAATAAACTAATAAATTAATTGAAGAATTAGCTTACTGTTTTCTAAGAGACACACAATCATAATATTGGATACACAGGGTGGGGCGAGGGATGATTTGAACTAAATATTAGTAAATTCAAATGTGTTCATGTAGGCATGGAATATATTTTTCAATGGTATGTTGGAGGATAGACCATACTTTTGCATACAGGCTGGATTTaagtaaataaagttaaaatattaaaaaagaataatatgATATTATTCTTACAGCATGTGGTTCCCTTAGATATTAAAATCACTTCCCTCTGCTAAGGCAAATTTCTAAGGGTACTAAAGACAAAACTGcatcacttcacttcactttctATTTCCTCCACGATAACAataaatccattgcagcgtgaTCAAGTTCACATACATCAAGCCACGCCCTTCCGCGCTTGCGAaatgctaagccccgcccccttaaCGCATCCTCCTCCGTATTACTATGGGCGTTGATTTCCGGTAATTTTGCgtctggatttgtttttgttcttcatgTTGCACAGCGTGTGTCTTACTCGTGCACTTTTGTTTGTATGCTCGCGTGCGTTTGTGGGCGTGCGGCTGTGGTCTTTTAACGGTTCCCGGTTTCGGGTACTGTCACCGCCTCCcacccctcttcctcctcctccttcctcgcgTCCCTACATGCGAGTCACCGTCGCGGCTCCACGCATCGCTGGCCCGCAATGACCAAGAGCCCCGAAACGCAGCCGGCCGACGGGGACGTGTGTCAGCGGGCGAAGAACGGACTGAGGCCGGAGAGGAACGGCTCGGCGAAGAGCCTCCGCCGCGGCCATGAGCGGCGGCCCGAGCCCCCCCGCCGGTCCCCGGGCGAAGGAGAGGAGCGGGAGGCGGATGCagaggcggcggaggaggaggaggaggaggaggtgaggcccGGGGATGGGACCGGGGAGGAGAGAGACTGGTGTGGCCGGGGGTTCGAaccaaacaaccccccccccccccctggacgaTGCTGACGTGACTGACTTCCAGCAGCGCCCCGTTAGGAGGGCGGCGTAGACGCCGGATCCCGTGCAAAACATCCGAGGTTAAAGGGTTCTCGCGTGTTCACGTGGTCACAGGCTCCCTCAAACCGGGATTTAAACCCGTTTCACGAGTCCTAACGAGGCGCCGTTGGATTCGGCATAATCTTATTTAGACCAAATCACATTTGAAAATATTAAATTCTCAATTTTAGTGAATGGGCTCATCGTGCTCCCGAACCGGGCCCGCGGGGGGTACAGCTCTCAAAAGTCTGATGTTGCTCTGAATTATAATTAGTTCACAATGTGTTATTCTCACAAggagtggctttttttttaatggaaactAATTAGTGTTTTGGCCGCTCCTCTCAACCTCAATTGAACCATAAACATTTGTATTGCTCAATTTTGTCTGTTAACTGTGTATAGTGGTACACGTTAATTGTCCCTGAAGTGGGTAACCATGGGGGGATTCTAGGGAGACGCCAGTGTAAGTGTTTTTTCCAAAGAGGCTAATGAAATTTCCACCCTTGGGTGCCCCCCGTCTGTaattaaaagcccccccccccccctccccaatcaGATGCACGCGAGCCCCGAGGGGGGGGCATGGAAAGGTTTGCATGTTATTGTCACAATTTTCCCCTCCatatcaaaatcaaaaaaaaaaagtctctccttgtatttaactttttttaatagtGTGAGTTTTGAGAGTTTTGAGGCACAGAACAATAGTCAGAGGTTCACTGTTGAGCCCGGCTGCTCGCGTTGAGGTATTTGAGAGAAACGCATGACTGGTCACATGCAGCGCCTGACGGCCATCAGCGCGGGGACGCGCTCCTGATGGCAGCTCGCCAGGCTGCAGGTTCTTTAAACCAGAAACCTCCTTTCTCTTTACGGAAAACGTTGTGTTTTGTGGACGCGTCGGACGCCACTCGTCAACGTCGTCAACACCACGGGCCCTTCCTTTTATTTGGCAGTCAAATCTGCCTCCCCGGGGTTTTTTGGCGCCCGCTGTTTTCTTTCCTGGAGGGTTGGTGTACAGCTGCACCAGAGCTGAGGCCTCGACCGAACATAAGCCACGTCCAGACTGAgacacagacaccccccccccccccccccccccccccgaccgtcATAAAGGGAAACCTCCTCACTGCTTACAGGCTGGacttctgtctttctgtctctgttcaTGCTAACCGGCGTttccccgttttttttctttctccccccccccgccaatgTCCCCCAGGTCCCCGCGGCGCCGCGTCCCTGCGGCCCGTACGGCCGGCCCTTCGCCGAGTCCTTCGAGGAGACGCCCATGCTGGTGGCGGTGCTCACCTACATGGGCTACGGCGTCCTGACCGTCTTCGGCTACCTGCGCGACTTCCTCCGCCACTGGAAGATCGACCGCTGCCACATCggcagggagaaggaggagcagacggtgagctgaggggggggggggctgagcgggggggggggtcgctcccGTGTGGTAGCGAGTgactctgtgaccccccccccccccctagagtATGTCCAGCATTCCTAAGCCTTGTTAGTGTTGCTCGGAGACGGCCAAGGAAGTCCACATCTCCTGTTGAAACGCGCCCTTTGGCCCGCCGAGGTTGTTTTCAACCTGTTATGTAGCTTTTTGAAAAGTGGAGCCCATTGTTTTCAAAGTGCTCGGTCACGtcgaggaaaggaaaggaagcggCTGAGATAAGAGCGGGGGAAGTCACGGACTCGAGGATATGCCGCGCCACGGGAAATGGATTTCATGAATTTCCTCATTTTCGTTCCTTCCAGCTTTGTCTGCAAAGGGCAAACGTGGCCTTTATAGCATTTTTACATCAAAACAACACCTGATAACGTTGGCCTCCCTGCTTCTCCTCACCatccactccctctctctctctcttcctctctccatccgCTTGTAGGGTTTCGTGCCCCTTTACCAGGACTTTGAGAACTTCTACACCCGAAACCTCTACATACGCATACGGGACAACTGGAACAGGCCCCTATGCAGCGTCCCGGGGGCCAAAATGGACCTGATGGAGCGAACGTCCCGCGACTACAACTGGACCTTTGAGTGAGCGAGACATGTATTCAAAGTTGTTATCGTCGACCTCTCTGCTCCGCGCCGCCCCGTTGCCAACGGGCTCTGTCTCTCGCTTCCCTTGCAGCTACACGGGCCGGGTGGTGCGGGACGTGATCAACCTGGGCTCCTACAACTACCTGGGCTTCGCCGAGAACACGGGCCCGTGCGCCGACTCCGCGGCCGAGGTCGCCGCCAAGTACGGCGTCGGGGTGGCGAGCACCAGGCAGGAGATCGGTACGAGCCCAcgccaaaaacacacacggaggCCCGGGCCATCCCACTCTCGCTGTCACTTGGGCTGAGCAGCAGGAAtgcagcggaggggggggggggataatggaCTAGTTTGTTTTGTGGCACAGTGGAAACTAACACGGTAGATTCTGGCGTgcaaacaacacaaagcttTTTAATACCCGGGCGGTTCTTTGTCATGGGGTTCGTCCAGTAGAGGCATCGTGTTGGGTTTTTAAAGGTCGTTTCTGGTGCAAATCCGCCTCGCAGGGAACCTCGACCGAcacgaggagatggagaagctgGTTGCCGAGTTCCTGGGCGTGGAGTCGGCCATGGCGTTCGGGATGGGCTTCGCCACCAACTCCATGAACATACCGGCCCTGGCTGGCAAGGTAGGacccccgggggagggggggttgcttGTCTTCCTGCGGCGCTCCTTTCCAATCTGTTGTTTCTTCACCAGCTCTCTTTGAGCTCGCTTCCTCTGTGTCGTCTCAGCACTTTTCTTCCAACTGTCACTGCGTCCACCTCGTGCGCATGTGAGGCCTGTAGTGGTGTGTcaaccagtgtttcccctaggtttacttcaggaggggggggggagggggaattGGTTGGTTGCTTTATGTCCCCACACCGACATATTTGCGACATATTGATTTCAGTGTGGAACTGTGGTTTTTATAAACTGTGCactttttctggggggggggggtgtaattgtTACAATGGTAGGTGAAACACTGGTCAACTGCTGAAATACGCCATTTAGCCCTTCCACGTCCacgcccttcttcttcttcttcttcttcttcttcttttgttagTTGTGAAATGATGCAactctttgttttcattaaaaaaaaaaaaaatcagaaccaGTTGCCCAATCTCCTCCCTTTTTAAACCACCTAAACAATGGAACCAACAAAGCAGCATTCTCCCTTCAACTGTCTCCGATAGCCAAGGACTCTGCAGCCCGTCTGTACTAGAGTGACTTTCTCAGTCTGCCGCCTCCGCCGGATGTGCACTGATCCCATGAATGAATCCTGTGTGAATGTTGCCTGGTGTGTCCTGCAGGGCTGTCTGATTCTGAGTGATGAATTGAACCACGCCTCTCTGGTCCTGGGTACCAGACTCTCAGGGTCCACCATCAGAGTCTTCAAACACAACAGTGAGTCTGGGGCTACAGAGAGGTCCTCCTTCAAGTCTCCTAACCTGCACTCCCaggcacatttttattattattacagccTTGCTGCTTAATACTGGATgtatcttttatttatatatactgtacatattctctttatttatatacatCACATAGATCTACTCTGCGCGTTACCTGCTTTCTTGCACTTCTGGTTAGATgccaaactgcattttgttgtctcAGTAGTCGACAataagttgaatctaatctaatctaatctccCTGTGCTCATGTTTACCTTCCTTCATTCTTCCTTCTTCACGCGCCTCTAATAGCTTTCATCATGTTTTTGGGACATACTCCATGCAGAGTAATGCTCTCCTCACCTATTCCTCCATATGGCGTGGTACCTTTTCACACGCTACTGGGGAAGTAGTTCTTCCTTCTACGACAGTTTAAATCGTGAATCACAATCTGAGGATGTAGAAACACAAAAACGGACGAACAGTTCTGCGGGTCGCCTTGGTATCGTTCCCCGTCACACTAGAATGCAGCAGAAGAAAGGCCTTTGTTAACGTTTTTAGgtgacacctgtgcttttcctctCACGAGCCGGAATGTCGGCTGTTGAAGGCCGCCGGCACGGAGCAAACTTTATCTCGTTCTCACACAAAGTCACGCGCAGccaacgtcatcacattctctcgatttttttttttttttttttttctgtcagacaTGCAGAGCCTCGAGAAGCTGCTGAGAGAGGCCATAGTTCACGGGCAGCCCAGGACCCACAGGCCATGGAAGAAGATCCTCATCGTGGTGGAAGGCATCTACAGGTAGGCCTCCCCATTGCCCTCACAAGTCGTATCTTTAACAAAATCCCCTTCAGGTGTTTTGCAGTCACGGGTCATCAAGGCTCAAAGTGTCATAGGCCTAAACGTAGTGGAACAAAAGCAGGCACCATCTTTAAAATACTCTTTTTCCTGCTTGGTTCCACAGTAGATTCTTCTTCCCTTGGTTCCACGTGCTGCAGATGCATCAGATTGTGCACATTCGCGGCTTCGATGGGTCACTCTGTACTGCTACACTACTCCATTCTGACAACACTCTTCTATCTCTTCTTCAAGTTCTTGCACCATTACCACACTTTGGCACCTTGTGAACACACCACATGAAACCTGATGTCATTCGGGTAACGTCTGCTCACCAGCCGACAGGTCTCAGCAGGTCTGCACTTGGCCCTCGGCTGAGGAAGCGAGAGCACCTTCCGTGAGCTCAGATTTCTTGGCTTGTcaggaaaggaaaggaacacATAAGCCCGACAGCAAccgctctgcttttttttttttcttcttctcttccccgcAGCATGGAGGGCAGCGTGGTGCGCCTGCCCGAGGTCATTGCCCTGAAGAAGCGCTACCGGGCCTACCTTTACCTCGACGAGGCGCACAGCATCGGGGCCCTGGGGCCGAGGGGGAGAGGTGTGGTCGATTACTTTGGCCTGGACCCCTGCGACGTGGACGTCATGATGGGCACTTTCACCAAGAGCTTCGGCGCCGCGGGGGGATACATCGCAGGGAAAAGggtgaggatggaggggggggggagggggaggtggtgtAGGTTGAATTCTATCACAGCTTCTTTTCCAGCTGTGAGAGAAGGAGCTGAAGCGCACGGATGGTTTTCCTGCTCTCAACGATCTGCAAACGGCCGCTCAAGCCCTGGTTAATGTGCCAAAGCGCTAGGTGTGGTTAATGAGGACACCAATCATCTCAGCAATGTGGATATCCTGCCTGGCAGAGCATTCCTGACCTGTATTAGCCCTCGGAACGGATGTCTCACCTTCAGGAAGCTGTGACGCTGTcctgaacaaaagaaaatgagtcCGAGCAGATTTACCGGCTTCGCTGACCACATTTACTACTAAGTGTGTCACAAAAACCACAACCTGTACAAAACATGATCTTTTGAAATGCTAACCAACTAACCaacctgagcccccccccccccccccccccctgggtctGATGGAGCGCTTGAAGCTTTTCATGCGCGTCTCCTTACGTCTCCTGTGTGTCTGCTGGCTTTAGGAGCTCATTGAGTACCTGCGTTCCCATTCACACA
Protein-coding sequences here:
- the LOC119227780 gene encoding serine palmitoyltransferase 2-like, which produces MTKSPETQPADGDVCQRAKNGLRPERNGSAKSLRRGHERRPEPPRRSPGEGEEREADAEAAEEEEEEEVPAAPRPCGPYGRPFAESFEETPMLVAVLTYMGYGVLTVFGYLRDFLRHWKIDRCHIGREKEEQTGFVPLYQDFENFYTRNLYIRIRDNWNRPLCSVPGAKMDLMERTSRDYNWTFDYTGRVVRDVINLGSYNYLGFAENTGPCADSAAEVAAKYGVGVASTRQEIGNLDRHEEMEKLVAEFLGVESAMAFGMGFATNSMNIPALAGKGCLILSDELNHASLVLGTRLSGSTIRVFKHNNMQSLEKLLREAIVHGQPRTHRPWKKILIVVEGIYSMEGSVVRLPEVIALKKRYRAYLYLDEAHSIGALGPRGRGVVDYFGLDPCDVDVMMGTFTKSFGAAGGYIAGKRELIEYLRSHSHSAVYATSMSPPVVEQIVTSMKCIMGEDGTKIGLERVQQLALNTVYFRKRLRDMGFIIYGNQDSPVVPMMLYMPAKIGAFGREMLKRNIGVVVVGFPATPIIESRARFCLSAAHTKDVLDKALSVISEVGDLLQLKYSRHKIKPAPPRPSDGGGGAYEDVDD